From Odontesthes bonariensis isolate fOdoBon6 chromosome 21, fOdoBon6.hap1, whole genome shotgun sequence, a single genomic window includes:
- the LOC142371327 gene encoding splicing factor U2AF 65 kDa subunit-like, protein MSDFEEFEKQLSENRQERERERHKKRSRSGSPGRGDKHRSREKRSRSRDKKSRDRRSSSRDHKKHSHSPRRTRKKRTCKYWDVPPPGFEHITPMQYKAMQAAGQIPTIALLATSTTTGVAAAPTQVPIVGSQMTRQARRLYVGNIPFGVTEESMAEFFNAQMRLAGLSQAPSNPVLAVQINQDKNFAFLEFRSVDETTQAMAFDGIIFQGQSLKIRRPHDYRPLPGISEQPAFHVPGVVSTVVPDSPHKLFIGGLPNYLNDDQVKELLTSFGPLKAFNLVKDSATSLSKGYAFCEYVDISATDQAVAGLNGMQLGDKKLIVQRASVGAKNANPTSIIETPVTLQVPGLQRLQNSGMPTEVLCLLNMVMPEELVDDEDYEEILEDIREECCKYGNVRSIEIPRPVDGVEVPGCGKIFVEYVSAADCQKAMQALTGRKFANRVVVTKYYDPDMYHRHEF, encoded by the exons ATGTCTGATTTCGAGGAGTTTGAGAAGCAGCTGAGCGAGAATCGACAAG AGCGAGAAAGGGAGAGGCACAAAAAGCGGAGTCGCAGCGGATCTCCCGGCCGCGGCGACAAGCATCGCAGCCGAGAAAAGCGAAGCCGCAGCCGGGACAAGAAGAGCCGGGACCGCCGCAGCTCCTCGCGGGACCACAAGAAGCACAG CCACTCTCCGAGGCGTACCAGAAAGAAAAGGACCTGCAAATACTGGGATGTGCCTCCTCCTGGctttgaacacatcacaccaatGCAATATAAAGCTATGCAAG CGGCCGGTCAGATTCCAACAATAGCTCTGCTGGCAACGTCCACCACCACTGGAGTGGCTGCAGCACCGACACAAGTGCCCATAGTTGGAAGTCAGATGACAAGACAAGCCAGACGTCTCTATGTTGGAAATATCCCCTTTGGAGTTACTGAG GAGTCCATGGCGGAGTTCTTCAACGCTCAGATGCGTCTCGCAGGTCTCTCACAAGCCCCGAGTAATCCCGTTCTCGCAGTGCAGATTAATCAGGATAAAAACTTTGCTTTCTTAGAG TTTCGGTCTGTAGATGAGACGACGCAGGCGATGGCCTTCGATGGAATCATTTTCCAGGGTCAGTCGCTGAAGATCAGACGACCTCACGACTATCGGCCTTTACCAGGAATTTCAGAGCAGCCGGCCTTCCACGTCCCGG GTGTCGTCTCCACAGTCGTTCCAGATTCCCCCCACAAACTCTTCATAGGAGGCCTGCCTAACTACCTTAATGATGACCAG GTAAAGGAGCTTTTGACGTCTTTCGGGCCGCTCAAAGCCTTCAATCTGGTGAAGGACAGTGCCACATCGCTGTCAAAAGGTTACGCCTTTTGTGAATATGTAGACATCAGTGCCACTGATCAG GCCGTGGCTGGGCTCAATGGGATGCAGCTGGGCGACAAAAAGCTCATCGTCCAGAGGGCGAGCGTCGGAGCCAAAAACGCCAATCCT ACCTCCATCATAGAGACCCCGGTGACGCTACAGGTGCCTGGGCTTCAGAGGCTGCAGAACTCCGGCATGCCTACAGAGGTGCTGTGCCTTCTCAACATGGTGATGCCGGAGGAGCTGGTGGACGACGAGGACTACGAGGAGATCCTGGAGGATATCCGCGAGGAGTGCTGCAAGTATGGAAACGTCCGCTCCATCGAGATCCCCCGACCCGTTGATGGTGTGGAAGTCCCTGGCTGCGGAAAG atTTTTGTGGAGTATGTTTCTGCTGCAGACTGTCAGAAAGCCATGCAAGCTCTAACCGGTCGCAAGTTTGCCAACAGAGTGGTGGTCACCAAATACTACGATCCCGACATGTATCACAGACACGAGTTTTGA